The Homo sapiens chromosome 16 genomic scaffold, GRCh38.p14 alternate locus group ALT_REF_LOCI_1 HSCHR16_1_CTG1 genome has a window encoding:
- the NPIPA5 gene encoding nuclear pore complex-interacting protein family member A5 isoform X1: protein MRVRWLLFWLLFWLLLGFISHQSTCVSRWVLWLLFWLLLGFISHQSTCVINTLADHRHRGTDFGGSPWLLIITVFLRSYKFAISLCTSYLCVSFLKTIFPSQNGHDGSTDVQQRARRSNCRRQEGIKIVLEDIFTLWRQVETKVRAKIRKMKVTTKVNCHDKINGKRKTAKEHLRKLSMKEREHGEKERQVSEAEENGKLDMKEIHTYMEMFQRARALRRRAEDYYRCKITPSARKPLCNRVRMAAVEHRHSSGLPYWPYLTAETLKNRMGHQPPPPTQQHSIIDNSLSLKTPSERLLYPLPPSADDNLKTPPECLLTPLPPSALPSADDNLKTPAECLLTPLPPSAPPSADDNLKTPPECVCSLPFHPQRMIISRN, encoded by the exons ATGCGGGTGCGGTGGCTGCTCTTTTGGCTCCTCTTTTGGCTCCTGCTGGGATTTATCAGCCATCAGTCCACCTGTGTGAGTAGATGGGTGCTGTGGCTGCTCTTTTGGCTCCTGCTGGGATTTATCAGCCATCAGTCCACCTGT GTTATCAATACTCTGGCTGACCATCGTCATCGTGGGACTGACTTTGGTGGAAGTCCTTGGTTACTTATCATTACTGTGTTTCTGAGAAGTTATAAATTTGCCATCTCCCTCTGCACAAGTTACCTTTGT GTGTCTTTCCTGAAGACTATCTTCCCGTCTCAAAATGGACATGATGGATCCACGGATGTACAGCAGAGAGCCAGGAGGTCCAACTGCCGTAGACAGGAAG gaaTTAAAATTGTCCTGGAAGACATCTTTACTTTATGGAGACAGGTGGAAACCAAAGTTCGAGCTAAAATCCGTAAGATGAAGGTGACAACAAAAGTCAACTGTCATGACAAAATCAATGGAAAGAGGAAGACCGCCAAAGAACA TCTGAGGAAACTAAGCATGAAAGAACGTGAGCACGGAGAAAAGGAGAGGCAGGTGtcagaggcagaggaaaatgggaaattgGATATGAAAGAAATACACACCTACAT GGAAATGTTTCAACGTGCGCGAGCGTTGCGGCGGCGGGCAGAGGACTACTACAGATGCAAA ATCACCCCTTCTGCAAGAAAGCCTCTTTGCAACCGG GTCAGAATGGCGGCAGTGGAGCATCGTCATTCTTCAGGATTGCCCTACTGGCCCTACCTCAcagctgaaactttaaaaaacaggatGGGCCACCAGCCACCTCCTCCAACTCAACAACATTCTATAATTGATAACTCCCTGAGCctcaagacaccttccgagcGTCTGCTCtatccccttccaccctcagcggatgataatctcaagacacctcccGAGTGtctgctcactccccttccaccctcagctctaccctcagcggatgataatctcaagacacctgcCGAGTGtctgctcactccccttccaccctcagctccaccctcagcggatgataatctcaagacacctcccGAGTGTGtctgctcactccccttccaccctcagcggatgataatctcaagaaactaa
- the NPIPA5 gene encoding nuclear pore complex-interacting protein family member A5 isoform 1 (isoform 1 is encoded by transcript variant 1; The RefSeq protein has 2 substitutions compared to this genomic sequence) yields MFCCLGYEWLSGGCKTWHSAWVINTLADHRHRGTDFGGSPWLLIITVFLRSYKFAISLCTSYLCVSFLKTIFPSQNGHDGSTDVQQRARRSNCRRQEGIKIVLEDIFTLWRQVETKVRAKIRKMKVTTKVNRHDKINGKRKTAKEHLRKLSMKEREHGEKERQVSEAEENGKLDMKEIHTYMEMFQRAQALRRRAEDYYRCKITPSARKPLCNRVRMAAVEHRHSSGLPYWPYLTAETLKNRMGHQPPPPTQQHSIIDNSLSLKTPSERLLYPLPPSADDNLKTPPECLLTPLPPSALPSADDNLKTPAECLLTPLPPSAPPSADDNLKTPPECVCSLPFHPQRMIISRN; encoded by the exons ATGTTTTGTTGCTTAGGATATGAATGGCTGAGCGGAGGCTGTAAAACCTGGCACTCTGCTTGG GTTATCAATACTCTGGCTGACCATCGTCATCGTGGGACTGACTTTGGTGGAAGTCCTTGGTTACTTATCATTACTGTGTTTCTGAGAAGTTATAAATTTGCCATCTCCCTCTGCACAAGTTACCTTTGT GTGTCTTTCCTGAAGACTATCTTCCCGTCTCAAAATGGACATGATGGATCCACGGATGTACAGCAGAGAGCCAGGAGGTCCAACTGCCGTAGACAGGAAG gaaTTAAAATTGTCCTGGAAGACATCTTTACTTTATGGAGACAGGTGGAAACCAAAGTTCGAGCTAAAATCCGTAAGATGAAGGTGACAACAAAAGTCAACTGTCATGACAAAATCAATGGAAAGAGGAAGACCGCCAAAGAACA TCTGAGGAAACTAAGCATGAAAGAACGTGAGCACGGAGAAAAGGAGAGGCAGGTGtcagaggcagaggaaaatgggaaattgGATATGAAAGAAATACACACCTACAT GGAAATGTTTCAACGTGCGCGAGCGTTGCGGCGGCGGGCAGAGGACTACTACAGATGCAAA ATCACCCCTTCTGCAAGAAAGCCTCTTTGCAACCGG GTCAGAATGGCGGCAGTGGAGCATCGTCATTCTTCAGGATTGCCCTACTGGCCCTACCTCAcagctgaaactttaaaaaacaggatGGGCCACCAGCCACCTCCTCCAACTCAACAACATTCTATAATTGATAACTCCCTGAGCctcaagacaccttccgagcGTCTGCTCtatccccttccaccctcagcggatgataatctcaagacacctcccGAGTGtctgctcactccccttccaccctcagctctaccctcagcggatgataatctcaagacacctgcCGAGTGtctgctcactccccttccaccctcagctccaccctcagcggatgataatctcaagacacctcccGAGTGTGtctgctcactccccttccaccctcagcggatgataatctcaagaaactaa
- the NPIPA5 gene encoding nuclear pore complex-interacting protein family member A5 isoform 2 (isoform 2 is encoded by transcript variant 2; The RefSeq protein has 2 substitutions compared to this genomic sequence) encodes MFCCLGYEWLSGGCKTWHSAWVINTLADHRHRGTDFGGSPWLLIITVFLRSYKFAISLCTSYLCVSFLKTIFPSQNGHDGSTDVQQRARRSNCRRQEGIKIVLEDIFTLWRQVETKVRAKIRKMKVTTKVNRHDKINGKRKTAKEHLRKLSMKEREHGEKERQVSEAEENGKLDMKEIHTYMEMFQRAQALRRRAEDYYRCKITPSARKPLCNRCTYNLVLPGSEKKYYSHA; translated from the exons ATGTTTTGTTGCTTAGGATATGAATGGCTGAGCGGAGGCTGTAAAACCTGGCACTCTGCTTGG GTTATCAATACTCTGGCTGACCATCGTCATCGTGGGACTGACTTTGGTGGAAGTCCTTGGTTACTTATCATTACTGTGTTTCTGAGAAGTTATAAATTTGCCATCTCCCTCTGCACAAGTTACCTTTGT GTGTCTTTCCTGAAGACTATCTTCCCGTCTCAAAATGGACATGATGGATCCACGGATGTACAGCAGAGAGCCAGGAGGTCCAACTGCCGTAGACAGGAAG gaaTTAAAATTGTCCTGGAAGACATCTTTACTTTATGGAGACAGGTGGAAACCAAAGTTCGAGCTAAAATCCGTAAGATGAAGGTGACAACAAAAGTCAACTGTCATGACAAAATCAATGGAAAGAGGAAGACCGCCAAAGAACA TCTGAGGAAACTAAGCATGAAAGAACGTGAGCACGGAGAAAAGGAGAGGCAGGTGtcagaggcagaggaaaatgggaaattgGATATGAAAGAAATACACACCTACAT GGAAATGTTTCAACGTGCGCGAGCGTTGCGGCGGCGGGCAGAGGACTACTACAGATGCAAA ATCACCCCTTCTGCAAGAAAGCCTCTTTGCAACCGG TGCACTTACAATTTGGTATTACCTGGGagtgaaaagaaatattacagcCATGCCTAA
- the NPIPA5 gene encoding nuclear pore complex-interacting protein family member A5 isoform X8: MFCCLGYEWLSGGCKTWHSAWVINTLADHRHRGTDFGGSPWLLIITVFLRSYKFAISLCTSYLCVSFLKTIFPSQNGHDGSTDVQQRARRSNCRRQEGIKIVLEDIFTLWRQVETKVRAKIRKMKVTTKVNCHDKINGKRKTAKEHLRKLSMKEREHGEKERQVSEAEENGKLDMKEIHTYMEMFQRARALRRRAEDYYRCKITPSARKPLCNRCTYNLVLPGSEKKYYSHA, from the exons ATGTTTTGTTGCTTAGGATATGAATGGCTGAGCGGAGGCTGTAAAACCTGGCACTCTGCTTGG GTTATCAATACTCTGGCTGACCATCGTCATCGTGGGACTGACTTTGGTGGAAGTCCTTGGTTACTTATCATTACTGTGTTTCTGAGAAGTTATAAATTTGCCATCTCCCTCTGCACAAGTTACCTTTGT GTGTCTTTCCTGAAGACTATCTTCCCGTCTCAAAATGGACATGATGGATCCACGGATGTACAGCAGAGAGCCAGGAGGTCCAACTGCCGTAGACAGGAAG gaaTTAAAATTGTCCTGGAAGACATCTTTACTTTATGGAGACAGGTGGAAACCAAAGTTCGAGCTAAAATCCGTAAGATGAAGGTGACAACAAAAGTCAACTGTCATGACAAAATCAATGGAAAGAGGAAGACCGCCAAAGAACA TCTGAGGAAACTAAGCATGAAAGAACGTGAGCACGGAGAAAAGGAGAGGCAGGTGtcagaggcagaggaaaatgggaaattgGATATGAAAGAAATACACACCTACAT GGAAATGTTTCAACGTGCGCGAGCGTTGCGGCGGCGGGCAGAGGACTACTACAGATGCAAA ATCACCCCTTCTGCAAGAAAGCCTCTTTGCAACCGG TGCACTTACAATTTGGTATTACCTGGGagtgaaaagaaatattacagcCATGCCTAA
- the NPIPA5 gene encoding nuclear pore complex-interacting protein family member A5 isoform X11, with translation MRVRWLLFWLLFWLLLGFISHQSTCVINTLADHRHRGTDFGGSPWLLIITVFLRSYKFAISLCTSYLCVSFLKTIFPSQNGHDGSTDVQQRARRSNCRRQEGIKIVLEDIFTLWRQVETKVRAKIRKMKVTTKVNCHDKINGKRKTAKEHLRKLSMKEREHGEKERQVSEAEENGKLDMKEIHTYMEMFQRARALRRRAEDYYRCKITPSARKPLCNRVSLLVFLAFGHSLPGQDMDTFFSLRLCAQALQREMAERKAAYKHHSPIPVGNRVAQKHLHPHPVGPPSNILSVRGSIFVIANGP, from the exons ATGCGGGTGCGGTGGCTGCTCTTTTGGCTCCTCTTTTGGCTCCTGCTGGGATTTATCAGCCATCAGTCCACCTGT GTTATCAATACTCTGGCTGACCATCGTCATCGTGGGACTGACTTTGGTGGAAGTCCTTGGTTACTTATCATTACTGTGTTTCTGAGAAGTTATAAATTTGCCATCTCCCTCTGCACAAGTTACCTTTGT GTGTCTTTCCTGAAGACTATCTTCCCGTCTCAAAATGGACATGATGGATCCACGGATGTACAGCAGAGAGCCAGGAGGTCCAACTGCCGTAGACAGGAAG gaaTTAAAATTGTCCTGGAAGACATCTTTACTTTATGGAGACAGGTGGAAACCAAAGTTCGAGCTAAAATCCGTAAGATGAAGGTGACAACAAAAGTCAACTGTCATGACAAAATCAATGGAAAGAGGAAGACCGCCAAAGAACA TCTGAGGAAACTAAGCATGAAAGAACGTGAGCACGGAGAAAAGGAGAGGCAGGTGtcagaggcagaggaaaatgggaaattgGATATGAAAGAAATACACACCTACAT GGAAATGTTTCAACGTGCGCGAGCGTTGCGGCGGCGGGCAGAGGACTACTACAGATGCAAA ATCACCCCTTCTGCAAGAAAGCCTCTTTGCAACCGGGTAAGTTTGCttgttttccttgcttttggACATAGTCTGCCAGGTCAGGACATGGATACATTTTTCTCCCTACGGCTCTGTGCTCAAGCCCTGCAGAGGGAGATGGCAGAGAGGAAGGCTGCCTACAAGCATCACAGTCCCATCCCTGTTGGTAACCGTGTTGCGCAAAAACACCTTCATCCCCACCCAGTGGGGCCCCCATCTAATATTCTAAGTGTCAGAGGTTCcatatttgtaatagcaaatggGCCCTGA